Proteins found in one Magnolia sinica isolate HGM2019 chromosome 5, MsV1, whole genome shotgun sequence genomic segment:
- the LOC131247013 gene encoding UDP-glycosyltransferase 2-like, with protein sequence MVVKSWAPQVAVLKRESVGGFVTHCGWNSALEAVCEGVPMLAWPLYAEQHMNKVFMVEEMKIALPLEMDDKGFVKASQLERGVRELMESKQGKALSQRLLAMKESSLAAMSEGGSSYTALTELAQLWTGG encoded by the coding sequence ATGGTGGTaaaatcgtgggccccacaggtggCCGTGTTGAAACGGGAATCGGTAGGTGGGTTCGTGACTCACTGCGGTTGGAACTCAGCTTTGGAAGCAGTTTGCGAAGGGGTGCCAATGCTTGCATGGCCCCTCTACGCAGAGCAGCATATGAATAAGGTGTTTATGGTGGAGGAGATGAAGATTGCCCTCCCATTAGAAATGGATGACAAGGGGTTCGTAAAGGCGTCTCAGTTGGAGAGGGGGGTTCGAGAGCTTATGGAATCAAAACAAGGAAAGGCCCTCTCTCAACGGCTCTTGGCTATGAAAGAAAGTTCGCTGGCAGCTATGAGTGAGGGCGGCTCTTCTTATACAGCCTTAACTGAGTTAGCCCAGTTATGGACTGGAGGTTGA